In the Naumovozyma dairenensis CBS 421 chromosome 4, complete genome genome, one interval contains:
- the PEX21 gene encoding Pex21p (similar to Saccharomyces cerevisiae PEX21 (YGR239C) and PEX18 (YHR160C); ancestral locus Anc_5.86): protein MGTPFCETNPVKRLLSTKDQNYGPFAFNGNRMPNTSHQVPYQVPYNGNGSSLQQQTFERDQVFLNENPQLLQFSPYSNGSNHMSLPVHQNNRTAFNGTSNNNACNSSNDAGSDWVPEFSSMQINDPLEFSQEYKKLYSNYESSKIPGKSTSNSINNQSAQFQLRNKSQLHPQMGSSSQQYNNNMQQQQHQQQHSNQNIDSYFDLEFKSVEEELSRRNEDDTLMTDQERTPMFDEEQSEFQKIAMDIIDSCTTPLSTAESTNVNSKLQRSNFFGLMR from the coding sequence ATGGGGACACCTTTCTGTGAAACTAACCCAGTTAAACGATTACTCTCTACAAAAGATCAAAATTATGGACCTTTTGCATTCAATGGTAATCGTATGCCTAATACTTCACATCAGGTGCCATATCAGGTACCATATAATGGTAATGGTTCCTCCCTACAGCAACAGACGTTCGAAAGAGATCAAGTGtttttgaatgaaaatCCTCAGTTGCTACAGTTTTCTCCATATAGCAATGGAAGTAACCATATGTCCCTTCCGGTCCACCAGAATAACCGTACTGCATTTAACGGTACCTCTAATAATAACGCTTGCAATAGCAGTAATGATGCCGGGTCTGATTGGGTACCAGAATTCTCCTCCATGCAAATAAACGATCCACTAGAGTTCAGCCAAGAATACaagaaattatattcaaactatgaatcttcaaaaattccTGGTAAATCAACGAGTAACAGTATTAATAATCAATCTGCACAGTTTCAGCTCCGAAACAAATCACAATTACATCCTCAGATGGGATCGTCATCTCAACAATACAATAACAACAtgcaacagcaacagcacCAGCAACAGCACtcaaatcaaaatataGATTCTTATTTCGATCTGGAATTCAAATcagtagaagaagaattaagCAGACGCAACGAAGATGACACACTGATGACTGACCAGGAAAGGACTCCCATGTTCGATGAAGAACAATCtgaattccaaaaaataGCTATGGATATCATCGATTCTTGTACAACGCCCTTGTCTACTGCCGAATCTACTAATGTGAATTCTAAGTTACAAAGgtcaaatttttttggtttgaTGAGGTAA
- the PFK1 gene encoding 6-phosphofructokinase subunit alpha (similar to Saccharomyces cerevisiae PFK1 (YGR240C); ancestral locus Anc_5.85) has product MASQGTCYGVAFRSVVTTDDTLFQETIQFYHKLGFSTIKDFNKFKNSDNHLLSVGTSQDSIKEVWLEAFKLSEIDGQGFRVPQQEAANKNQSQGALLKVRQVMSQTPLPNESLNVIYFTAALNQIISKFPSAKKITDYLYILTDPLGNELAFTSFASPMDSNPMTDASCFQDPASATTSAGSETVNASTSAINLLKQSLAGQKKKKIAVMTSGGDSPGMNAAVRAVVRTGIHFGCDVFAVYEGYEGLLRGGKYLRQMAWEDVRGWLSEGGTLIGTARSMEFKKREGRKRAAGNLIAEGIDALVVCGGDGSLTGADLFRHEWPSLVEDLVKEGTFTEAQVAPYKNLKIVGLVGSIDNDMSGTDSTIGAYSALERICEMVDYIDATAKSHSRAFVIEVMGRHCGWLALMAGIATGADYIFIPERAVPHGKWQEELKQVCQRHRAKGRRNNTIIVAEGALDDQLNPVTADNVKDALIELGLDTKVTILGHVQRGGTAVAHDRWLATLQGVDAVKAILEMTPETPSPLIGILENKIIRMPLVESVKLTQSVAAAIENKDFDKAISLRDTEFIELYENFLSTTVRDDGSEMLPVTERLNIGIVHVGAPSAALNAATRAATLYCLSHGHKPLAIMNGFSGLIQTGEVKELEWIDVENWHNLGGSEIGTNRSVAAEDLGTIAYYFQKIKLDGLIILGGFEGFRSLKQLRDGRSQHPIFNIPMTLIPSTISNNVPGTEYSLGVDTCLNALVNYTDDIKQSASATRKRVFVVEVQGGHSGYIASFTGLITGAVSVYTPEDKIDLSSIREDLTLLQENFRHDKGENRNGKILIRNEEASSVYSTQLIADIISESSKGSFGVRTAIPGHAQQGGVPSSKDRVVSSRYAVKCIKFIEQWNKKNQTPGSNVDAKILRFTFDSQGEKISTVEHEDDSAAVICVNGSHITFKPIAGLWENETNVELRKGEEIHWTEFNKIGDILSGRLRLRDEVAALSAESN; this is encoded by the coding sequence ATGGCATCTCAAGGAACCTGTTACGGTGTGGCCTTCAGATCTGTAGTCACTACCGATGACACTCTATTTCAAGAAACAATCCAATTCTATCATAAACTAGGTTTTTCCACCATCAAAGActtcaacaaattcaagaacTCTGACAATCACTTATTATCTGTCGGTACTTCTCAGGACTCCATCAAAGAAGTATGGTTAGAAGCTTTCAAACTAAGTGAAATTGACGGTCAAGGTTTCCGTGTCCCACAACAAGAAGCAGCCAACAAGAATCAAAGTCAAGGTGCTCTCTTAAAAGTCCGTCAAGTCATGTCTCAAACCCCATTACCAAATGAATCCTTAAATGTCATATATTTCACCGCTGCATTAAACCAAATCATCTCTAAATTCCCATCAGCAAAGAAAATTACCGATTATCTATATATCTTAACTGATCCATTAGGTAACGAACTTGCATTCACTTCATTCGCATCCCCAATGGATTCCAATCCAATGACTGACGCTTCTTGTTTCCAAGACCCAGCTTCCGCAACCACTTCCGCTGGATCTGAAACAGTTAACGCATCCACTTCAGCTATCAatcttttgaaacaatCCCTAGCTGgacaaaaaaagaagaagatcgCAGTCATGACCTCTGGTGGTGATTCTCCAGGTATGAACGCAGCTGTGAGAGCAGTGGTTCGTACTGGTATTCATTTCGGTTGTGATGTATTTGCCGTGTATGAAGGGTACGAAGGTTTATTAAGAGGTGGTAAATATTTGAGACAGATGGCATGGGAAGATGTTAGAGGTTGGTTATCTGAAGGTGGTACTTTGATTGGTACTGCTCGTTCCATGGAATTTAAGAAACGTGAAGGTCGTAAGAGAGCAGCTGGTAATTTGATCGCTGAAGGTATCGATGCTTTAGTCGTTTGTGGTGGTGATGGTTCTTTGACTGGTGCTGACTTGTTCAGACATGAATGGCCATCTTTAGTGGAAGATTTAGTTAAAGAAGGTACTTTCACTGAAGCTCAAGTGGCTCCTTAtaagaatttgaagattgTCGGTCTTGTTGGATctattgataatgatatgtCTGGTACTGATTCTACTATTGGTGCTTATTCTGCTTTGGAAAGGATTTGTGAAATGGTCGACTATATCGATGCTACTGCTAAATCTCATTCTCGTGCCTTCGTTATTGAAGTCATGGGTAGACATTGTGGTTGGTTAGCTCTTATGGCTGGTATTGCCACTGGTGCTGATTACATTTTCATTCCAGAAAGAGCAGTCCCTCATGGTAAATGGcaagaagaattgaaacaaGTTTGTCAAAGACATAGAGCTAAGGGTAGAAGAAACAACACTATTATTGTTGCTGAAGGTGCATTGGATGATCAATTGAATCCAGTGACTGCTGATAACGTTAAAGATGCTCTTATTGAATTGGGTTTAGATACCAAAGTCACAATCCTAGGTCACGTTCAAAGAGGTGGTACTGCTGTTGCTCATGACAGATGGTTAGCTACTCTGCAAGGTGTTGATGCCGTTAAGGCTATCTTGGAAATGACTCCAGAAACTCCATCGCCATTGATTGGTATCTtagaaaacaaaatcatTAGAATGCCATTAGTTGAATCTGTTAAATTGACTCAATCTGTTGCTGCAgctattgaaaataaagatttcGATAAGGCTATTTCCTTAAGAGACACTGAATTCATTGAACTATATGAAAACTTCTTATCTACTACAGTGAGAGATGATGGTTCTGAAATGTTACCAGTTACAGAAAGATTAAATATTGGTATTGTTCACGTCGGTGCCCCATCTGCTGCTTTGAATGCCGCAACTCGTGCTGCCACTCTATACTGTTTATCTCATGGACACAAGCCACTTGCTATCATGAATGGTTTCAGTGGATTGATTCAAACTGGTGAAgttaaagaattagaatgGATTGATGTTGAAAACTGGCACAACTTGGGTGGTTCTGAAATTGGTACTAACAGATCAGTTGCTGCTGAAGATTTAGGTACTATTGCTTACTATTTCcagaaaattaaattagatGGTTTAATTATTCTTGGTGGGTTTGAAGGTTTCAGatctttgaaacaattacGTGATGGTAGATCTCAACATCCAATTTTCAACATTCCAATGACTTTGATTCCATCTACTATCTCTAATAATGTTCCAGGTACTGAATACTCCTTAGGTGTCGATACTTGTTTGAATGCTTTAGTTAATTACACTGATGATATCAAGCAAAGTGCTTCTGCTACAAGAAAGAGagtttttgttgttgaagtTCAAGGTGGTCATTCTGGTTACATTGCTTCATTTACAGGTTTAATTACTGGTGCAGTTTCTGTGTATACTCCAGAAGATAAGATTGATCTATCATCTATCAGAGAAGATTTAACCTTGTTACAAGAAAACTTCCGTCATGATAAGGGTGAAAACAGAAATGGTAAGATTTTGATCAGAAATGAAGAAGCTTCCAGCGTATATAGTACACAATTGATTGCTGATATCATTTCCGAATCCAGTAAAGGTAGCTTTGGTGTTAGAACTGCCATTCCAGGTCATGCTCAACAAGGTGGTGTTCCTTCTTCTAAGGATCGTGTTGTTTCTTCCAGATATGCTGTTAAAtgtattaaattcattgaacAATGGAATAAGAAGAACCAAACTCCAGGTAGTAATGTTGATGCTAAGATCTTAAGATTCACATTCGATTCTCAAGGTGAAAAGATTTCAACTGTTGAACATGAAGATGATTCTGCTGCTGTTATCTGTGTTAACGGTTCTCATATTACTTTCAAGCCAATTGCAGGTTTATGGGAAAACGAAACCAATGTTGAATTAAGAAAGGGTGAAGAGATCCATTGGACTGAATTTAACAAGATTGGTGACATTTTGTCTGGTAGATTAAGATTAAGAGACGAAGTTGCTGCTTTATCTGCCGAATCCAACTAA
- the IES4 gene encoding Ies4p (similar to Saccharomyces cerevisiae IES4 (YOR189W); ancestral locus Anc_6.98) produces MSNTNTTKQAQVKKEESKPVLPWNKADHGVAMKTFTGYNVNLTGWIRKDIQENTRKRKNERKRKRKRKRKRNRKRRRRRRRRRRKNRKVKIRKI; encoded by the coding sequence atgtCTAATACCAATACTACCAAACAAGCGCAGgtgaagaaagaagaatcaaAACCTGTCCTCCCTTGGAACAAAGCAGACCATGGAGTCGCTATGAAGACTTTTACAGGTTATAATGTAAATTTGACCGGGTGGATAAGAAAGgatattcaagaaaatacgagaaagagaaagaacgagagaaagagaaagagaaagagaaagagaaagagaaaCAGAAAGAGAAGGAGAAGGAGAAGGAGAAGGAGAAGGAAAAACAGGAAGGTGaaaataaggaaaatttaa